In a genomic window of Chaetodon trifascialis isolate fChaTrf1 chromosome 8, fChaTrf1.hap1, whole genome shotgun sequence:
- the tpd52l2b gene encoding tpd52 like 2b isoform X3, with product MDPASQDINLNSPNKGLVVDHSDSLSDVPVEGAVGNSTNPLPLGLTEEEAEELRTELTKVEEEINTLRQVLSAKEKHAAELKRKLGLNPLNEFKQNLTKSWQDVQTSNAYLSASATWDDIAHSEAYKKTQETLSQAGQKTSAALTTVGTVISRKLGDMSNYSIRHSISMPAMRNSATFKSFEDKMGNLKYKVVGPKGNGDAVSSPTDTTPTQENPPF from the exons ATGGACCCCGCCAGTCAAG ATATCAACCTGAACTCTCCTAACAAGGGTCTTGTGGTGGATCATTCAGACAGCCTGTCCGACGTGCCGGTGGAGGGAGCCGTGGGGAACTCGACCAACCCTCTTCCGCTCGGCCTgacggaggaggaggctgaggagctgcGCACCGAGCTCACCAAG gtggaggaggagatcaaCACCCTGCGTCAGGTTTTGTCAGCCAAAGAGAAACACGCcgcagagctgaagaggaaactTGGCCTCAACCCGCTCAACGAATTCAAGCAGAACCTGACCAAGAGCTGGCAAGACGTCCAGACCTCCAACGC ATATCTGTCTGCCTCAGCCACTTGGGATGACATTGCCCACTCTGAAGC atACAAGAAGACTCAGGAGACTCTTTCCCAGGCGGGACAGAAGACCAGCGCAGCTCTCACCACAGTGGGCACGGTCATCAGCAGGAAGCTGGGCGACATGAG CAACTATTCCATTCGCCACTCGATAAGTATGCCGGCCATGAG GAACTCCGCGACCTTCAAGTCGTTTGAGGATAAGATGGGGAACCTGAAG tatAAGGTCGTTGGCCCCAAAGGGAACGGGGACGCCGTCAGCTCCCCCACCGACACCACCCCCACTCAGGAGAATCCACCTTTCTGA
- the tpd52l2b gene encoding tpd52 like 2b isoform X8, giving the protein MDPASQDINLNSPNKGLVVDHSDSLSDVPVEGAVGNSTNPLPLGLTEEEAEELRTELTKVEEEINTLRQVLSAKEKHAAELKRKLGLNPLNEFKQNLTKSWQDVQTSNAYKKTQETLSQAGQKTSAALTTVGTVISRKLGDMRNSATFKSFEDKMGNLKYKVVGPKGNGDAVSSPTDTTPTQENPPF; this is encoded by the exons ATGGACCCCGCCAGTCAAG ATATCAACCTGAACTCTCCTAACAAGGGTCTTGTGGTGGATCATTCAGACAGCCTGTCCGACGTGCCGGTGGAGGGAGCCGTGGGGAACTCGACCAACCCTCTTCCGCTCGGCCTgacggaggaggaggctgaggagctgcGCACCGAGCTCACCAAG gtggaggaggagatcaaCACCCTGCGTCAGGTTTTGTCAGCCAAAGAGAAACACGCcgcagagctgaagaggaaactTGGCCTCAACCCGCTCAACGAATTCAAGCAGAACCTGACCAAGAGCTGGCAAGACGTCCAGACCTCCAACGC atACAAGAAGACTCAGGAGACTCTTTCCCAGGCGGGACAGAAGACCAGCGCAGCTCTCACCACAGTGGGCACGGTCATCAGCAGGAAGCTGGGCGACATGAG GAACTCCGCGACCTTCAAGTCGTTTGAGGATAAGATGGGGAACCTGAAG tatAAGGTCGTTGGCCCCAAAGGGAACGGGGACGCCGTCAGCTCCCCCACCGACACCACCCCCACTCAGGAGAATCCACCTTTCTGA
- the tpd52l2b gene encoding tpd52 like 2b isoform X4: MDPASQDINLNSPNKGLVVDHSDSLSDVPVEGAVGNSTNPLPLGLTEEEAEELRTELTKVEEEINTLRQVLSAKEKHAAELKRKLGLNPLNEFKQNLTKSWQDVQTSNAYKKTQETLSQAGQKTSAALTTVGTVISRKLGDMRALPFSNSFSSNYSIRHSISMPAMRNSATFKSFEDKMGNLKYKVVGPKGNGDAVSSPTDTTPTQENPPF; this comes from the exons ATGGACCCCGCCAGTCAAG ATATCAACCTGAACTCTCCTAACAAGGGTCTTGTGGTGGATCATTCAGACAGCCTGTCCGACGTGCCGGTGGAGGGAGCCGTGGGGAACTCGACCAACCCTCTTCCGCTCGGCCTgacggaggaggaggctgaggagctgcGCACCGAGCTCACCAAG gtggaggaggagatcaaCACCCTGCGTCAGGTTTTGTCAGCCAAAGAGAAACACGCcgcagagctgaagaggaaactTGGCCTCAACCCGCTCAACGAATTCAAGCAGAACCTGACCAAGAGCTGGCAAGACGTCCAGACCTCCAACGC atACAAGAAGACTCAGGAGACTCTTTCCCAGGCGGGACAGAAGACCAGCGCAGCTCTCACCACAGTGGGCACGGTCATCAGCAGGAAGCTGGGCGACATGAG AGCTCTACCTTTCTCTAATTCCTTTAG TAGCAACTATTCCATTCGCCACTCGATAAGTATGCCGGCCATGAG GAACTCCGCGACCTTCAAGTCGTTTGAGGATAAGATGGGGAACCTGAAG tatAAGGTCGTTGGCCCCAAAGGGAACGGGGACGCCGTCAGCTCCCCCACCGACACCACCCCCACTCAGGAGAATCCACCTTTCTGA
- the tpd52l2b gene encoding tpd52 like 2b isoform X1 → MDPASQDINLNSPNKGLVVDHSDSLSDVPVEGAVGNSTNPLPLGLTEEEAEELRTELTKVEEEINTLRQVLSAKEKHAAELKRKLGLNPLNEFKQNLTKSWQDVQTSNAYLSASATWDDIAHSEAYKKTQETLSQAGQKTSAALTTVGTVISRKLGDMRALPFSNSFSSNYSIRHSISMPAMRNSATFKSFEDKMGNLKYKVVGPKGNGDAVSSPTDTTPTQENPPF, encoded by the exons ATGGACCCCGCCAGTCAAG ATATCAACCTGAACTCTCCTAACAAGGGTCTTGTGGTGGATCATTCAGACAGCCTGTCCGACGTGCCGGTGGAGGGAGCCGTGGGGAACTCGACCAACCCTCTTCCGCTCGGCCTgacggaggaggaggctgaggagctgcGCACCGAGCTCACCAAG gtggaggaggagatcaaCACCCTGCGTCAGGTTTTGTCAGCCAAAGAGAAACACGCcgcagagctgaagaggaaactTGGCCTCAACCCGCTCAACGAATTCAAGCAGAACCTGACCAAGAGCTGGCAAGACGTCCAGACCTCCAACGC ATATCTGTCTGCCTCAGCCACTTGGGATGACATTGCCCACTCTGAAGC atACAAGAAGACTCAGGAGACTCTTTCCCAGGCGGGACAGAAGACCAGCGCAGCTCTCACCACAGTGGGCACGGTCATCAGCAGGAAGCTGGGCGACATGAG AGCTCTACCTTTCTCTAATTCCTTTAG TAGCAACTATTCCATTCGCCACTCGATAAGTATGCCGGCCATGAG GAACTCCGCGACCTTCAAGTCGTTTGAGGATAAGATGGGGAACCTGAAG tatAAGGTCGTTGGCCCCAAAGGGAACGGGGACGCCGTCAGCTCCCCCACCGACACCACCCCCACTCAGGAGAATCCACCTTTCTGA
- the tpd52l2b gene encoding tpd52 like 2b isoform X6, which translates to MDPASQDINLNSPNKGLVVDHSDSLSDVPVEGAVGNSTNPLPLGLTEEEAEELRTELTKVEEEINTLRQVLSAKEKHAAELKRKLGLNPLNEFKQNLTKSWQDVQTSNAYLSASATWDDIAHSEAYKKTQETLSQAGQKTSAALTTVGTVISRKLGDMRNSATFKSFEDKMGNLKYKVVGPKGNGDAVSSPTDTTPTQENPPF; encoded by the exons ATGGACCCCGCCAGTCAAG ATATCAACCTGAACTCTCCTAACAAGGGTCTTGTGGTGGATCATTCAGACAGCCTGTCCGACGTGCCGGTGGAGGGAGCCGTGGGGAACTCGACCAACCCTCTTCCGCTCGGCCTgacggaggaggaggctgaggagctgcGCACCGAGCTCACCAAG gtggaggaggagatcaaCACCCTGCGTCAGGTTTTGTCAGCCAAAGAGAAACACGCcgcagagctgaagaggaaactTGGCCTCAACCCGCTCAACGAATTCAAGCAGAACCTGACCAAGAGCTGGCAAGACGTCCAGACCTCCAACGC ATATCTGTCTGCCTCAGCCACTTGGGATGACATTGCCCACTCTGAAGC atACAAGAAGACTCAGGAGACTCTTTCCCAGGCGGGACAGAAGACCAGCGCAGCTCTCACCACAGTGGGCACGGTCATCAGCAGGAAGCTGGGCGACATGAG GAACTCCGCGACCTTCAAGTCGTTTGAGGATAAGATGGGGAACCTGAAG tatAAGGTCGTTGGCCCCAAAGGGAACGGGGACGCCGTCAGCTCCCCCACCGACACCACCCCCACTCAGGAGAATCCACCTTTCTGA
- the tpd52l2b gene encoding tpd52 like 2b isoform X7 → MDPASQDINLNSPNKGLVVDHSDSLSDVPVEGAVGNSTNPLPLGLTEEEAEELRTELTKVEEEINTLRQVLSAKEKHAAELKRKLGLNPLNEFKQNLTKSWQDVQTSNAYKKTQETLSQAGQKTSAALTTVGTVISRKLGDMSNYSIRHSISMPAMRNSATFKSFEDKMGNLKYKVVGPKGNGDAVSSPTDTTPTQENPPF, encoded by the exons ATGGACCCCGCCAGTCAAG ATATCAACCTGAACTCTCCTAACAAGGGTCTTGTGGTGGATCATTCAGACAGCCTGTCCGACGTGCCGGTGGAGGGAGCCGTGGGGAACTCGACCAACCCTCTTCCGCTCGGCCTgacggaggaggaggctgaggagctgcGCACCGAGCTCACCAAG gtggaggaggagatcaaCACCCTGCGTCAGGTTTTGTCAGCCAAAGAGAAACACGCcgcagagctgaagaggaaactTGGCCTCAACCCGCTCAACGAATTCAAGCAGAACCTGACCAAGAGCTGGCAAGACGTCCAGACCTCCAACGC atACAAGAAGACTCAGGAGACTCTTTCCCAGGCGGGACAGAAGACCAGCGCAGCTCTCACCACAGTGGGCACGGTCATCAGCAGGAAGCTGGGCGACATGAG CAACTATTCCATTCGCCACTCGATAAGTATGCCGGCCATGAG GAACTCCGCGACCTTCAAGTCGTTTGAGGATAAGATGGGGAACCTGAAG tatAAGGTCGTTGGCCCCAAAGGGAACGGGGACGCCGTCAGCTCCCCCACCGACACCACCCCCACTCAGGAGAATCCACCTTTCTGA
- the tpd52l2b gene encoding tpd52 like 2b isoform X5, which produces MDPASQDINLNSPNKGLVVDHSDSLSDVPVEGAVGNSTNPLPLGLTEEEAEELRTELTKVEEEINTLRQVLSAKEKHAAELKRKLGLNPLNEFKQNLTKSWQDVQTSNAYKKTQETLSQAGQKTSAALTTVGTVISRKLGDMRALPFSNSFSNYSIRHSISMPAMRNSATFKSFEDKMGNLKYKVVGPKGNGDAVSSPTDTTPTQENPPF; this is translated from the exons ATGGACCCCGCCAGTCAAG ATATCAACCTGAACTCTCCTAACAAGGGTCTTGTGGTGGATCATTCAGACAGCCTGTCCGACGTGCCGGTGGAGGGAGCCGTGGGGAACTCGACCAACCCTCTTCCGCTCGGCCTgacggaggaggaggctgaggagctgcGCACCGAGCTCACCAAG gtggaggaggagatcaaCACCCTGCGTCAGGTTTTGTCAGCCAAAGAGAAACACGCcgcagagctgaagaggaaactTGGCCTCAACCCGCTCAACGAATTCAAGCAGAACCTGACCAAGAGCTGGCAAGACGTCCAGACCTCCAACGC atACAAGAAGACTCAGGAGACTCTTTCCCAGGCGGGACAGAAGACCAGCGCAGCTCTCACCACAGTGGGCACGGTCATCAGCAGGAAGCTGGGCGACATGAG AGCTCTACCTTTCTCTAATTCCTTTAG CAACTATTCCATTCGCCACTCGATAAGTATGCCGGCCATGAG GAACTCCGCGACCTTCAAGTCGTTTGAGGATAAGATGGGGAACCTGAAG tatAAGGTCGTTGGCCCCAAAGGGAACGGGGACGCCGTCAGCTCCCCCACCGACACCACCCCCACTCAGGAGAATCCACCTTTCTGA
- the trim101 gene encoding tripartite motif containing 101 → MERKEDLKVGGASVSLQVDLSCLQGGGGGAEGEAALASLEKQLICPICLEIFNKPVVILPCQHNLCRKCANELYQPSLFQARTTMLVNSGRFRCPSCRHEVVLDRHGVYGLQRNLLVENIIDVYKQEVSNSNATSPLPPPPPPAQVACSDHEGEKVNIYCLTCQVPTCSLCKVFGAHQSCQVAPLTDIYQQQKDELSEEVSSLVAFNNKIQALIDELEETCRKIEENCHTQKQSVCETFARVFSVLEERQKAMTQRISSEEEEKTGHAQALVRRYGDGVETNNKLVERAASSMEELDMAAFIQSSRELIATVMAVSGSCPAETLKPSCESMSHYRFNFSRQERALRSLDFLRAVEDVPEEPDVEQEPEEPKEASVHNVEPKHHPETSVHTLESAVKPVQEPGPALVSAPVEPVQTAAPVPVPPGPGLLRISAETAGAVLEPETDDPDLPDRGWGEMKGEEEEEEEEEEEEEEEEGCAASDPVKEGNICEHQEGMNTQQAVTLLFYLLAFLVILQRVWAYIGCFICT, encoded by the exons atggagaggaag GAGGATCTGAAGGTTGGCGGGGCCTCCGTGTCTCTGCAGGTGGACCTGAGCTGCCTGcagggcggcggcggcggagcGGAGGGCGAGGCGGCGCTGGCATCGCTggagaaacagctgatctgtcCCATCTGTCTGGAGATCTTCAACAAACCAGTGGTCATCCTGCCCTGCCAGCACAACCTCTGCAGGAAGTGTGCCAACGAGCTCTACCAG CCCTCCTTGTTCCAGGCTCGTACCACCATGCTGGTGAACAGCGGCCGTTTCCGCTGCCCGTCCTGCAGACACGAGGTGGTGCTGGATCGCCACGGGGTCTACGGCCTGCAGCGAAACCTGCTGGTGGAGAACATCATCGACGtctacaaacaggaagtcagcaaCAGCAACGCCACGAG ccccctcccccctcctccacctcccgcTCAGGTAGCTTGTTCCGACCATGAGGGTGAGAAAGTGAACATCTACTGTCTCACCTGTCAGGTTCCCACCTGTTCGCTCTGTAAGGTGTTCGGGGCTCATCAGTCCTGTCAGGTGGCCCCTCTGACGGACATCTACCAGCAGCAGAAG GATGAGCTGAGCGAGGAGGTCAGCTCTCTGGTGGCATTTAACAACAAAATCCAGGCCTTGATTgacgagctggaggagaccTGCAGAAAgatagag GAGAACTGTCACACTCagaaacagagtgtgtgtgagacgttCGCTCGTGTGTTTTCCGtcctggaggagagacagaag GCGATGACGCAGCGAATCagctctgaggaggaagagaagacagGCCACGCCCAGGCACTGGTGCGTCGCTATGGAGACGGCGTGGAGACCAACAACAAGCTGGTGGAGCGAGCGGCGAGCAGCATGGAGGAGCTGGACATGGCTGCTTTTATTCAG AGTTCAAGAGAGCTGATCGCGAC agtGATGGCGGTGAGCGGCTCCTGTCCAGCGGAGACTCTGAAACCGAGCTGCGAGAGCATGAGCCACTACAGATTTAACTTCAGCAGGCAGGAGAGAGCTCTGAGGAGCTTAGACTTCCTcagag ctgtggaaGATGTTCCTGAAGAGCCGGACGTGGAACAAGAGCCAGAAGAACCCAAAGAAGCCTCAGTCCACAACGTGGAGCCAAAGCACCACCCGGAGACCTCCGTCCACACACTGGAATCTGCTGTCAAACCAGTTCAAGAGCCAGGACCAGCTCTGGTATCCGCACCAGTGGAACCAGTACAGACAGCTGCACCAGTACCAGTTCCACCAGGTCCAGGTCTGCTGAGGATCTCTGCAGAGACTGCGGGGGCAGTTTTAGAGCCAGAGACTGACGACCCAGACTTACCTGACAGAGGATGGGGTGAGatgaagggggaggaggaggaggaggaggaggaggaggaggaggaggaggaggaggagggatgtgcAGCTTCTGATCCTGTTAAAGAAGGAAACATCTGTGAACATCAGGAGgggatgaacacacagcag gccGTCACTCTGCTCTTCTACCTGCTGGCCTTCCTGGTCATCCTGCAGAGGGTCTGGGCTTACATCGGCTGCTTCATCTGCACATAA
- the tpd52l2b gene encoding tpd52 like 2b isoform X2 has protein sequence MDPASQDINLNSPNKGLVVDHSDSLSDVPVEGAVGNSTNPLPLGLTEEEAEELRTELTKVEEEINTLRQVLSAKEKHAAELKRKLGLNPLNEFKQNLTKSWQDVQTSNAYLSASATWDDIAHSEAYKKTQETLSQAGQKTSAALTTVGTVISRKLGDMRALPFSNSFSNYSIRHSISMPAMRNSATFKSFEDKMGNLKYKVVGPKGNGDAVSSPTDTTPTQENPPF, from the exons ATGGACCCCGCCAGTCAAG ATATCAACCTGAACTCTCCTAACAAGGGTCTTGTGGTGGATCATTCAGACAGCCTGTCCGACGTGCCGGTGGAGGGAGCCGTGGGGAACTCGACCAACCCTCTTCCGCTCGGCCTgacggaggaggaggctgaggagctgcGCACCGAGCTCACCAAG gtggaggaggagatcaaCACCCTGCGTCAGGTTTTGTCAGCCAAAGAGAAACACGCcgcagagctgaagaggaaactTGGCCTCAACCCGCTCAACGAATTCAAGCAGAACCTGACCAAGAGCTGGCAAGACGTCCAGACCTCCAACGC ATATCTGTCTGCCTCAGCCACTTGGGATGACATTGCCCACTCTGAAGC atACAAGAAGACTCAGGAGACTCTTTCCCAGGCGGGACAGAAGACCAGCGCAGCTCTCACCACAGTGGGCACGGTCATCAGCAGGAAGCTGGGCGACATGAG AGCTCTACCTTTCTCTAATTCCTTTAG CAACTATTCCATTCGCCACTCGATAAGTATGCCGGCCATGAG GAACTCCGCGACCTTCAAGTCGTTTGAGGATAAGATGGGGAACCTGAAG tatAAGGTCGTTGGCCCCAAAGGGAACGGGGACGCCGTCAGCTCCCCCACCGACACCACCCCCACTCAGGAGAATCCACCTTTCTGA